The following proteins come from a genomic window of Sorghum bicolor cultivar BTx623 chromosome 3, Sorghum_bicolor_NCBIv3, whole genome shotgun sequence:
- the LOC8072420 gene encoding H/ACA ribonucleoprotein complex subunit 4: protein MSSATPAVASPASEHSKSKKKKHKSKDDPAAAAAADPPSLAEAEEKTDGYLIKPQSLVPSLDTSTWPLLLKNYDRLNVRTGHYTPLPSGHSPLKRPLAEHLRYGVINLDKPSNPSSHEVVAWIKRILRAEKTGHSGTLDPKVTGNLIVCIDRATRLVKSQQGAGKEYVCVARFHAAVPDTARVARALEALTGAVFQRPPLISAVKRQLRVRTIYESKLLEHDPERHLAVFWISCEAGTYVRTLCVHLGLLLGVGAHMQELRRVRSGILGEQDNMVTMHDVMDAMWSLDNYKDESYLRRVVMPLEVLLTSYKRLVVKDSAVNAICYGAKLMIPGLLRFENDIETGEEVVLMTTKGEAIAIGVAEMTTAVMATCDHGAVAKIKRVVMDRDTYPRKWGLGPVALKKKKLIAEGLLDKHGKPNEKTPTEWLRNVVLPTGGDVSIASIAAAPEPEKAKVEQDTAVTEEVKEKKKKRQKDDEDTDVSVPAKKIKVEEATEAVEGEKSEKKKKKKKDKGELESAEAVQVKEEVDAADEKGSEKKKKKKKSKEGSDAAEPESAQNGDGTDAEKSEKKKEKKKKKNRDAEEAQ from the coding sequence ATGTCGTCCGCGACGCCGGCCGTCGCATCCCCCGCCTCTGAGCACTCCAAatcgaagaagaagaagcacaaGTCGAAGGACGaccccgccgccgctgccgccgctgaCCCGCCGTCGCTCGCCGAGGCCGAGGAGAAGACTGATGGCTACCTCATCAAGCCGCAGTCCCTTGTGCCGTCCCTCGACACCTCCACCTGGCCGCTCCTCCTGAAGAACTACGACCGCCTCAACGTCCGCACCGGCCACTACACCCCGCTCCCCTCCGGCCACTCGCCGCTCAAGCGCCCCCTCGCCGAGCATCTCCGTTACGGCGTCATCAACCTCGACAAGCCGTCGAACCCTTCCTCCCACGAGGTGGTCGCCTGGATCAAGCGCATCCTCCGCGCCGAGAAGACCGGTCACAGCGGCACGCTCGACCCCAAGGTCACCGGCAACCTCATCGTCTGCATCGACCGCGCCACGCGCCTCGTCAAGTCGCAGCAGGGCGCCGGCAAGGAGTACGTCTGCGTCGCCCGCTTCCACGCCGCCGTGCCGGACACCGCGCGAGTGGCCCGCGCGCTAGAGGCGCTCACTGGCGCGGTGTTCCAGCGCCCGCCGCTTATCTCTGCAGTCAAGCGCCAGCTCAGGGTGCGGACAATCTACGAGAGCAAGCTCCTGGAGCACGATCCCGAGCGCCATCTTGCCGTGTTCTGGATCTCCTGCGAGGCAGGTACCTATGTTCGGACTCTCTGTGTGCACCTTGGGCTGCTCCTTGGTGTTGGTGCGCATATGCAGGAGCTGCGCCGTGTCAGGTCGGGGATCCTCGGGGAGCAGgacaacatggtgacgatgcaCGATGTGATGGACGCGATGTGGTCGCTGGACAACTACAAGGATGAGTCATACTTGAGGCGTGTCGTGATGCCACTAGAGGTACTGCTTACTAGCTACAAGAGGCTTGTTGTGAAGGACTCTGCTGTAAATGCTATCTGCTATGGTGCTAAGCTTATGATTCCCGGGTTGCTCCGATTTGAGAATGATATTGAGACCGGGGAGGAGGTGGTTCTCATGACAACAAAGGGTGAGGCTATTGCGATTGGTGTTGCTGAGATGACTACTGCTGTGATGGCAACCTGTGACCATGGTGCAGTTGCAAAGATCAAGAGGGTCGTGATGGACAGAGATACATACCCAAGGAAGTGGGGGCTTGGCCCGGTGGCACTCAAGAAGAAAAAACTTATTGCTGAGGGTCTTCTTGACAAGCATGGGAAGCCAAATGAGAAGACACCAACTGAGTGGCTTAGGAATGTGGTGCTTCCCACTGGTGGTGATGTTTCAATTGCCAGTATTGCAGCTGCTCCTGAGCCAGAGAAGGCGAAGGTGGAGCAGGACACAGCTGTGACTGAGGAGGTcaaggagaagaaaaaaaagaggcaGAAGGATGATGAGGATACTGATGTTTCTGTTCCTGCGAAGAAGATCAAAGTTGAGGAAGCCACTGAAGCTGTGGAAGGGGAGAAGagtgagaagaagaagaagaaaaagaaagacaAGGGTGAATTGGAGTCAGCTGAGGCTGTTCAGGTCAAGGAGGAGGTTGATGCAGCTGACGAGAAGGGGagtgagaagaaaaagaagaaaaagaagagcaaggAAGGAAGTGATGCTGCAGAGCCAGAGAGTGCTCAGAATGGAGATGGCACCGATGCTGAGAAGAGTGAGaagaaaaaggagaagaaaaagaagaagaacagAGATGCAGAGGAGGCGCAATAG
- the LOC110434137 gene encoding cinnamoyl-CoA reductase 1-like, giving the protein MVEAAAEQLVCVTGAGGFIGSWLVKELLQRGYAVRGTARDPEDSKNSHLRALDGAQERLSLYHADVLDYMSLRRAFSLCDGVFHVASPISNDPDLVPVAIEGTKNVMNAAADMGVQRVVFTSSYGAVHMNPNRNPDRTVDESCWSDLDFCKQTQNWYCYAKTVAEKTAMEEASKRGIQLLIVVPSVTIGRMLQPTLNLTLSAVATYMNGTKKAYSNAVGAYVDVRDVALAHIFVYEDLSTHGRYLCIGDMLHQSEFLQMMRELFPQYPITTKCKDENKPMIKPYKFSTQRLVALGMKFTPLKESLYNTVVSLQENGHIPLLLHKSSL; this is encoded by the exons ATGGTGGAGGCAGCTGCTGAGCAGCTGGTGTGCGTGACCGGAGCTGGAGGCTTCATTGGGTCATGGCTGGTCAAGGAGCTGCTCCAACGCGGCTACGCTGTCAGGGGCACCGCCAGGGACCCTG AGGACTCGAAGAATTCCCATCTGCGGGCACTGGATGGAGCTCAAGAACGGCTATCTCTGTACCATGCTGATGTGCTGGACTACATGTCACTTCGTCGTGCCTTCAGCTTATGTGATGGTGTCTTCCATGTTGCCTCCCCGATATCCAATGATCCT GACCTTGTGCCGGTTGCTATTGAGGGAACAAAGAACGTTATGAACGCTGCAGCAGACATGGGGGTGCAACGTGTGGTGTTCACCTCATCTTATGGGGCTGTCCACATGAACCCTAACAGGAACCCTGATCGGACTGTGGACGAGAGTTGTTGGAGTGATCTTGACTTCTGCAAGCAAACACAG AATTGGTATTGCTACGcgaagacggttgctgagaagaCTGCAATGGAAGAGGCATCAAAGAGAGGGATACAACTACTAATAGTTGTCCCATCAGTGACAATAGGCAGAATGCTACAACCAACATTAAACTTAACTTTATCTGCAGTTGCCACCTACATGAACGGCACAAAGAAGGCATACTCGAACGCAGTTGGAGCATATGTCGATGTGCGGGATGTTGCCCTTGCCCATATTTTCGTGTATGAAGATTTGAGCACACATGGGCGGTACCTCTGCATAGGTGACATGCTACATCAATCGGAATTTCTtcaaatgatgagagagctcTTCCCACAGTACCCGATCACCACCAA ATGCAAGGATGAAAACAAGCCAATGATCAAGCCTTACAAGTTCTCCACACAAAGGCTCGTTGCTTTGGGTATGAAGTTCACTCCTTTGAAAGAGAGTTTATACAACACAGTGGTCAGCCTACAGGAGAATGGTCATATCCCATTACTGCTACATAAGTCATCCCTGTGA
- the LOC8085807 gene encoding dynein light chain 1, cytoplasmic, whose protein sequence is MSDEARRGGPAGAAQAVVRASSEDRKPVGAGSPPPAAAAAAVAAHKIQLKSADMKEEMRQEAFEIARVAFEKHSMEKDIAEYIKKEFDKNHGPTWHCIVGRNFGSYVTHETNYFVYFYIDSKAVLLFKSG, encoded by the exons ATGTCCGACGAGGCCAGGCGCGGCGGGCCCGCGGGCGCCGCGCAGGCGGTGGTCCGGGCCTCCTCCGAGGACCGCAAGCCGGTGGGCGCGGGGTCCCCGCcgccggccgcggccgcggcggcggtggcggcgcacAAGATCCAGCTCAAGAGCGCCGACATGAAGGAGGAGATGCGGCAGGAGGCCTTCGAAATTGCCCGCGTC GCGTTCGAGAAGCACAGCATGGAGAAGGACATCGCGGAGTACATAAAGAAGGAGTTCGACAAGAACCACGGCCCAACCTGGCACTGCATCGTCGGCCGCAACTTCG GTTCTTATGTGACGCATGAGACAAACTACTTTGTATATTTCTACATCGACTCTAAAGCTGTCTTGCTATTCAAGTCTGGGTGA
- the LOC8072419 gene encoding uncharacterized protein LOC8072419 — translation MAATVEGVRHRTVEANGVRLHVAEAGPEEAGAPVVLLVHGFPDLWYGWRHQMAALAARGYRAVAPDLRGYGDSDSPPDASSYTTFHVVGDLVALISDLGQPRVFVVGHDWGAIVAWQLCLLRPDLVRALVNLSVVYHPRRPEMSPLQTIRAACGEDHYMCRFQEPGVAEAEFALYDTKYVFKKTFGMRKPAPLVLPKDKSFFDSLDSDGTCPPWLSEEDISYYAEKFAKTGFTGGLNYYRCMDRSWELSAPWTGAQIKVPSKFIVGDLDITYNAPGVPDYIHKGGFKASVPNLEDVVIMEGVSHFLNQEKPNEVSDHICEFFSKF, via the exons atggcggccacggtggaGGGGGTGCGGCACCGGACGGTGGAGGCGAACGGAGTGCGCCTGCACGTGGCGGAGGCTGGGCCCGAGGAGGCCGGCGCCCCCGTGGTGCTGCTCGTTCACGGCTTCCCGGACCTCTGGTACGGCTGGCGCCACCAGATGGCCGCCCTGGCGGCGCGCGGCTACCGCGCCGTGGCCCCGGACCTCCGCGGCTACGGCGACTCCGACTCCCCGCCCGACGCGTCCAGCTACACCACCTTCCATGTCGTCGGGGACCTCGTCGCGCTCATCTCCGACCTCGGCCAGCCCCGG GTGTTCGTGGTGGGGCACGACTGGGGCGCCATCGTGGCGTGGCAGCTGTGTCTGCTCCGGCCGGACCTGGTGCGGGCGCTCGTGAACCTCAGCGTCGTGTACCACCCGCGGCGGCCGGAGATGAGCCCGCTCCAGACCATCAGGGCTGCCTGCGGCGAAGACCACTACATGTGCCGCTTCCAG GAACCTGGTGTTGCTGAAGCTGAGTTTGCTCTGTATGACACCAAGTATGTGTTTAAGAAGACATTCGGCATGCGCAAGCCAGCTCCTCTTGTTCTACCTAAGGACAAGAGCTTCTTTGATTCACTTGATTCAGATGGAACTTGTCCTCCATGGCTATCAGAGGAAGATATTTCCTACTATGCAGAAAAATTTGCGAAAACAGGCTTTACTGGAGGACTTAACTACTACAGATGCATGGACAG GAGCTGGGAGCTTTCTGCACCATGGACTGGAGCTCAGATAAAAGTTCCGTCAAAATTCATTGTTGGGGACCTAGACATTACATACAACGCCCCCGGGGTACCAGACTACATTCACAAGGGTGGCTTCAAGGCAAGCGTGCCAAATCTAGAGGACGTGGTTATTATGGAGGGAGTGAGCCACTTCCTCAACCAGGAGAAGCCTAATGAGGTCTCTGATCACATCTGCGAGTTCTTTAGCAAGTTCTGA
- the LOC8085808 gene encoding protein SENESCENCE-ASSOCIATED GENE 21, mitochondrial — MALVALSSARAVLASLAPRAASIRGYAASAASGAMRRAAAAAEGAAGAGEAREAGGRAAASSEISWVPDPVTGHYRPANWAAAVDPADLRAAHLARSYARA, encoded by the coding sequence ATGGCTCTCGTCGCTCTCTCCTCCGCGCGCGCCGTGCTCGCGTCGCTGGCACCCAGGGCAGCCAGCATCAGGGGCtacgcggcgtcggcggcgtccGGGGCCATGaggcgcgcggcggccgcggcggaggGCGCGGCTGGTGCGGGCGAGGCCAGGGAGGCCGGCGGGCGCGCCGCTGCCAGCTCCGAGATCTCGTGGGTGCCCGACCCCGTCACGGGCCACTACCGCCCCGCCAACtgggccgccgccgtcgacccCGCCGACCTCCGCGCCGCGCACCTCGCCCGCTCCTACGCCCGGGCCTGA